From Chitinophagaceae bacterium:
CATTTTCTGTATTTTTTTTATACCAAAAAAGGGTCATTACCATTGTCAGTAAAAATTGTATACCTGTAATAAAAACAGGAATATATTCTACATATTTTGTTTGTTTTTTGGGGATAAAAAACAATAGTATAATTCCTAAGATAGGAATCCATATAAGAGTAGATAATATGGGAAAACTCATAAGTGACAGGAGTATTTAAGTATAAAAAGTATCAATATAAAAGAATGATTGGTTTATTTTTAATTTCTATAATCTAACCCCCAGTTGAGTTTGTTTCTCAGAGTATCTATGTAAAGAGAATTTTCCAGTTGAATAATATCCACAGTAAAAGTAGATTTTTTAATAGTTATTTTGGTATCAGCATGTGTTACTGACCATCGAGAATCCAAAGAAATGATGATATTTTTTTTTTGGTCTCTAGTATCTACTTCTAGTGTTATTTCAGATGAATCAGGAACAATAATAGGGCGAATAGTAAGTTGGTGGGGGCTAATGGGAGTAATGATAAAGCATTCTGTTTTTGGAAAAACAAAAGGACCTCCACAGCTCAATGAGTAAGCGGTAGACCCGGTAGGAGTAGAAATGATGAGTCCATCAGCCCAGTACTTTGTTAAAAGGGTATTGTTTATATAACAACTAATTTTAATGAGCGAGGCGGAATCTTTTTTGTTTATAGTAAACTCATTGAGGGCGAAATGTATATCGGGAATACCTTTTTTATCCGTTTCTATATGTAGGAGGGTTCTTTTATCACGAGTATATTTTTTTTTAAAAAATAATTCTAATGCTTCTTGTATTTTTGTCTTTTCTATATTTGCTAAAAAACCCAGTTTTCCCATATTTATTCCTAATATAGGTACCCCAAGGTTTTTTACGTATGTAACAGTTTCTAAAAAAGTTCCATCACCTCCTAAGCTCAATATGGCATCATAGTTTTGAATGCTTTGCTCGTCAACTATTTCTAATCCCGTTTTATCAATTTTTATTTTATCAAGGCATTCAGATAAAAGAGAGGTTATGCCTATAACTGATTTTTCTTTTTGTAAGATATTTATAATCTGTTGAACGAATGGGATTGTTTCTGAAGAGAGTTTTTTTCCGTGTATAGCTATTTTCATGTATTTTTTGTGTTGTTTAGTAATAAGTTTATTCTATTTCAAAGTAAGGGAAGTTTTTTGTATCCATCCCCATGCTTCTTCTGCATGTCTTTCTTCGAGATAGGTATTTCCAAAGATAATACGTATCCAGTATATATTTTGTATTTTTGTATGAGAGAGGTATATTTTTCCACTGATGTTGAGTTGAGAAAGTAGTTTTTCATTCAGCTTATTTAATGTATCAAGGTCTAAAGTAGAACTTGGGTTATATCTAAAAACGATGGTGTTCAGTTTTCGGGGGCAGAGAAGTTGAAAATGTTGGTCATTTTTAATTTTTTGTTCAAATATACTTGCAATATGTATATGCTTGCGGAGAGTTTGTTGCAGTCCATTTATACCGTAGCTTCGGATAACAAACCAAAGTTTGAGAGATCTGAATCTTCTACCTAATTGTACTCCCCAATTAGAATAGTTATTGGCTGTTTCAGTGGTAGTAGTTTTGAGATATTCGGGGGTAATTTGGAGAGAGCGTATGAGTAAATTTTTATTCTTGATAAAATGGAAAGTGCAATCAAAGTTTACAAACATCCATTTGTGGGGATTAAATACAAAGCTATCTATATATTCTTTTCCTTTCATTATATTTCTTTCTTCGGGGAGGAGAAGGGCAGTTCCTGCATAAGCAGCGTCTACATGAAGCCATATATTATATTTTTTACAAATAACACCTATTTCTTGTATGGGATCAAAGGCAAGCGTACTGGTGGTACCTAAAGTTGCTACGACTGCCATAGGTGTAAAACCATTTTGAATATCTTGTTCTATTTGTTTTTCTAATAGAGAATGATTCATACTCAAAGAATCATCTGTTGGTATTTTTATGAGATTTTGGCGTCCTATACCGATAATTTTTATTGTTTTTTCAATAGAAGAATGTGCTTCAGATGAACAGTATACTCTCCATTTTTCTTGTTTCAAAAACCCCTGTTCGTTTATTAAAAAATTACTTTTAACTTCTCTTGCTGTGATGAGAGAACTGATAGCGGCTGTAGAAGCACTGTCTTGGATAACGCCTTCCCATGTTTCGGGTAAATCCATTGCTTTTTTGAGCCATTGGCTTATTATTTCTTCTAACTCCGCAGCTGCTGGAGATGTTTCCCATATCATACACTGAGCGCCTACTGTTGCAGTGAGCATTTCTGCTAAAACAGATGGATAGCTAGAATTTGCAGGNNNNNNNNNNNNNNNNNNNNNNNNNNNNNNNNNNNNNNNNNNNNNNNNNNNNNNNNNNNNNNNNNNNNNNNNNNNNNNNNNNNNNNNNNNNNNNNNNNNNCCTTCTTTCAGTTTTTCTTCTAATTCTCTTTCATTATGTATATAGTAGTCATATTGCATTCTTTCTTTTGCAAAAGTATCTAATAAGATTTCTAAAAGTTGTTTTTTAGCATCACCAAAACCAAAATTTCCCGCGAGATATTTTTCTCTTAAAATAGAAGTATCCGAGAGATTTGCTACTAATCGAAATAATTGAAATACAGTGCAGGTATCTGGATTTTTCGGAGATTCTAATGGAACACTCTCTGTTATAATAGACATGACTTGTTTTTTGAGATCTTTTTCGGGAGCAAAAATATCTAATGTATTTTTGTAGGACTTACTCATTTTTAGTCCATTAGTTCCAGGAACAGTCATAACTTCTTCGTTTATGAGTGGATTAGGTATTACGAATATATCACCGTACAAACGATTTATATGAGAAGCAATATCACGGGTAATTTCTAAATGTTGTAATTGATCTTTTCCGACAGGAATTATTTCTGCATCGTATAAAAGTATATCCGCTGCCATCAATACGGGGTAGGTAAATAGTCCAGCATTTACATCCGATAATTTATCAGATTTTTCTTTAAAAGAATGCGCATTTGCTAACATAGGATAAGGAGTAAAACAACTGAGATACCAAGCTAATTCACATACCTCTGGAATTTTTGACTGCCGATAGAATATGTTCTTGTTTGTATCAAATCCGCAAGCAAGCCAAGCAGCAGCTACTGATTTAATATTTTTTTCTCGTTCTATCGTATCTTTTATGCTTACCAAGGAATGAAAATCTGCAATAAAAAATAAAGATTCATTTTCTCTTTTTTGAGAAAGTGATATAGCAGGTAGTATAGCACCTAATACATTTCCT
This genomic window contains:
- a CDS encoding NAD kinase; translation: MKIAIHGKKLSSETIPFVQQIINILQKEKSVIGITSLLSECLDKIKIDKTGLEIVDEQSIQNYDAILSLGGDGTFLETVTYVKNLGVPILGINMGKLGFLANIEKTKIQEALELFFKKKYTRDKRTLLHIETDKKGIPDIHFALNEFTINKKDSASLIKISCYINNTLLTKYWADGLIISTPTGSTAYSLSCGGPFVFPKTECFIITPISPHQLTIRPIIVPDSSEITLEVDTRDQKKNIIISLDSRWSVTHADTKITIKKSTFTVDIIQLENSLYIDTLRNKLNWGLDYRN
- a CDS encoding pyridoxal-dependent decarboxylase; amino-acid sequence: PANSSYPSVLAEMLTATVGAQCMIWETSPAAAELEEIISQWLKKAMDLPETWEGVIQDSASTAAISSLITAREVKSNFLINEQGFLKQEKWRVYCSSEAHSSIEKTIKIIGIGRQNLIKIPTDDSLSMNHSLLEKQIEQDIQNGFTPMAVVATLGTTSTLAFDPIQEIGVICKKYNIWLHVDAAYAGTALLLPEERNIMKGKEYIDSFVFNPHKWMFVNFDCTFHFIKNKNLLIRSLQITPEYLKTTTTETANNYSNWGVQLGRRFRSLKLWFVIRSYGINGLQQTLRKHIHIASIFEQKIKNDQHFQLLCPRKLNTIVFRYNPSSTLDLDTLNKLNEKLLSQLNISGKIYLSHTKIQNIYWIRIIFGNTYLEERHAEEAWGWIQKTSLTLK
- the trpS gene encoding tryptophan--tRNA ligase; translated protein: MSRILTGIQSSGSIHLGNVLGAILPAISLSQKRENESLFFIADFHSLVSIKDTIEREKNIKSVAAAWLACGFDTNKNIFYRQSKIPEVCELAWYLSCFTPYPMLANAHSFKEKSDKLSDVNAGLFTYPVLMAADILLYDAEIIPVGKDQLQHLEITRDIASHINRLYGDIFVIPNPLINEEVMTVPGTNGLKMSKSYKNTLDIFAPEKDLKKQVMSIITESVPLESPKNPDTCTVFQLFRLVANLSDTSILREKYLAGNFGFGDAKKQLLEILLDTFAKERMQYDYYIHNERELEEKLKEG